A portion of the Drosophila innubila isolate TH190305 chromosome 3L unlocalized genomic scaffold, UK_Dinn_1.0 0_D_3L, whole genome shotgun sequence genome contains these proteins:
- the LOC117788559 gene encoding GDP-Man:Man(3)GlcNAc(2)-PP-Dol alpha-1,2-mannosyltransferase, protein MVIVFIFWILIWLIGIASAIFFCLRQWVLHYKKKLHCSSAEKKLHVGIFHPYCNAGGGGERVLWCAIRALQKKYDNIKIVIYTGDIDSTPSSILQKAKNVFNITLELEQITFVFLKQRHWIEARKYPHFTLLGQGLGSIIMGLEAVTKFPPDIFIDTMGYAFTYPVFRFLACSRIGCYVHYPVISTDMLKKVQFRQAAHNNKAYVARNPFLTWAKLTYYRLFSRMYKWVSRCSETIMVNSSWTENHIVDLFNVPLITHRVYPPCEIAHLKKLEHIERNNEILILSVGQFRPEKNHPLQLQALYELRTLLARNEALWSRIKLVIVGSCRNDEDYERLKNMQDLAKHLSLENSIEFKVNVAYDELLKLYQESKIGIHTMWNEHFGIGIVECMAAGLIMIAHKSGGPLLDIIETSEGCQNGFLATDAIEYAGSILNIILNPIETNVSIINAARSSVERFSEKEFDDQFLRAISPIFL, encoded by the exons ATGGTGATTGTTTTCat ATTTTGGATATTGATATGGCTGATAGGTATAGCTTCTGCTATATTCTTCTGTCTTCGGCAATGGGTTCttcactacaaaaaaaaattgcactgCTCTTCTgcggaaaaaaaattacatgttGGCATTTTTCATCCTTATTGCAATGCTGGTGGAGGAGGTGAACGTGTATTATGGTGTGCAATAAGAGCGTTACag AAAAAGTATGACAATATCAAGATAGTTATCTACACAGGAGACATTGACTCCACGCCGAGCTCCATTTTGCAGAAAGCGAAGAACGTATTTAATATTACTCTCGAACTTGAACAAataacttttgtatttttaaagcaacGACACTGGATCGAAGCGCGAAAGTATCCCCATTTCACTTTGTTGGGGCAAGGCTTGGGTTCAATCATTATGGGCTTGGAAGCTGTAACCAAATTCCCGCcagatatttttattgatacaATGGGGTATGCATTCACTTATCCAGTGTTTCGGTTTCTGGCTTGCTCAAGAATAGGCTGCTACGTCCATTATCCTGTTATAAGCACCGACATGCTTAAAAAGGTCCAATTCCGTCAAGCGGCACACAATAATAAGGCATATGTGGCGAGAAACCCCTTTCTTACATGGGCCAAGCTTACTTACTATCGCTTGTTTTCAAGG ATGTACAAATGGGTAAGCCGCTGTTCAGAAACTATTATGGTGAATTCCTCATGGACGGAAAATCATATTGTAGACTTGTTCAATGTCCCTTTAATAACTCATCGAGTGTATCCACCTTGTGAAATCGCACATCTGAAGAAGCTTGAACATATAGAAAGAAATAATGAAATTCTGATATTATCTGTGGGTCAGTTTCGCCCAGAAAAAAACCATCCATTGCAATTACAAGCTCTTTACGAGTTACGAACCCTACTGGCCAGAAATGAGGCTCTGTGGAGTCGTATTAAACTCGTCATTGTAGGATCTTGCCGAAATGATGAAGATTATGAAAGATTAAAAAACATGCAGGACCTTGCCAAGCACTTATCCCTTGAAAATTCTATTGAGTTTAAAGTTAATGTTGCATATGACGAACTATTGAAATTATATCAAGAATCGAAAATTGGAATACATACTATGTGGAATGAGCActttggaattggaattgttgAGTGTATGGCAGCTGGACTTATAATGATAGCTCACAAGTCTGGAGGTCCGTTACTTGATATTATTGAGACTTCAGAAGGATGCCAAAATGGTTTTCTTGCAACGGATGCCATCGAATACGCCGGGAgtatattgaatattatacTAAACCCTATAGAAACAAATGTGAGCATTATAAATGCAGCAAG GTCATCTGTGGAGAGGTTTTCTGAAAAAGAGTTTGACGATCAGTTCTTACGTGCAATTTCcccaatatttttataa
- the LOC117787399 gene encoding uncharacterized protein LOC117787399, whose product MDYIRSIFECLASLCSCWHCSEDLGSQGIEPSERTHLLADSVNQSPALRRSNSADLSNDYSQSLPKKDDQNALSRLVQNTAINMINVGAMDSHTLEHQEYTDRIKLYSQRLQQQWNNVQHPCVVLKGLLKDVPNHQSCVSKAIHSDDTAQMKMFIQKSHSGALGIQIDHREAVVVPFHIP is encoded by the exons ATGGATTACATTCGTTCAATTTTTGAGTGTTTGGCTTCGCTTTGCAGTTGTTGGCACTGTTCAGAGGACTTGGGGAGTCag GGAATTGAACCAAGCGAAAGAACTCATCTTCTGGCAGATTCAGTTAATCAAAGTCCAGCATTACGAAGAAGTAACTCAGCTGATTTAAGCAATGATTATTCCCAGTCGCTGCCAAAAAAGGACGACCAAAATGCACTGTCCAGATTAGTACAAAACACAGCAAT AAACATGATAAACGTCGGTGCTATGGATTCTCACACTTTGGAGCATCAGGAGTATACGgacagaataaaattatattcacaACGCCTTCAGCAGCAGTGGAACAACGTTCAACATCCCTGTGTCGTACTGAAAG GTCTTTTGAAAGATGTACCAAATCACCAGTCTTGTGTATCGAAAGCTATTCACTCCGATGATACTGCTCAG atgaaAATGTTCATTCAGAAATCGCATTCCGGAGCCTTGGGTATACAAATTGATCACAGagaagctgttgttgttccttttCATATCCCTTAG